A window of Desulfomonile tiedjei genomic DNA:
TACCTGCGCTGTCATTGGAAACCTCTTCCGAATATATCGGCGATGAGTTGAGGCAGATACACCGGCAAATTGAAGCCGCGCGGCGACGGCAGTGCAGAATGCGTCAATGGCGAGGGGTATATGAATCTTCACGAGTATCAGGCGAAAGAGTTATTGGCTGCCAAGGGGGTGTCTATCCCGCGAGGAAGCCTTTGTTACGATCCGTTCGAGGCCCTTCTCGCTGCCAGGGGTTTGAAGAGCGAAAGGGTGGTCCTCAAGGCTCAGGTGCATTCGGGAGGTAGAGGCAAGGCCGGCGGAGTAGCGGTGCTGTCCATGTCGGATGATATTCGCTCCAAGGCCGGAGAGATCCTCGGCAGCAGGCTCGTCACCAACCAGACCGGCCCGGAAGGAAAGCCCGTAAGCGCTTTGCTCGTGGAAGAGGTCATGCCTATCGGACAGGAGCTGTACCTCGGCGTGGTGCTGGACAGGATTTCCGGCCTGGCGACAATCATGGCCAGTGCGGAAGGCGGAGTGGAAATCGAGACCCTTGCACGGGAAGCCCCTGAGAAGATCCTCACCATCGGGGTTGATCCTCTGAGAGGCCTTGCGCCGCATCAGGCCAGGTCAATGGCTTATAAACTCACCGACAACCGCGTGATCGCGGATCAGCTAACCAAGACCGTCACAGCCCTGTACGGGATCTTC
This region includes:
- a CDS encoding acetate--CoA ligase family protein; translation: MNLHEYQAKELLAAKGVSIPRGSLCYDPFEALLAARGLKSERVVLKAQVHSGGRGKAGGVAVLSMSDDIRSKAGEILGSRLVTNQTGPEGKPVSALLVEEVMPIGQELYLGVVLDRISGLATIMASAEGGVEIETLAREAPEKILTIGVDPLRGLAPHQARSMAYKLTDNRVIADQLTKTVTALYGIF